Proteins from a single region of Gimesia sp.:
- a CDS encoding iron-sulfur cluster assembly accessory protein yields MAVTITENASNELKRFKENSNYSEDSLLRIGIVSGGCSGFSYDFKFVEPAEYNEENDTISEQHGVKVVVDKKSSLFLDGTTVDYYEGLDKRGFTFDNPNAVKSCGCGSSFSA; encoded by the coding sequence ATGGCTGTCACAATTACTGAAAATGCTTCCAACGAACTGAAGCGTTTCAAAGAGAATTCCAATTACAGTGAAGATTCTCTCTTACGTATCGGGATCGTTTCCGGTGGTTGCAGTGGTTTCTCGTACGACTTTAAATTCGTTGAACCAGCTGAATACAACGAAGAAAACGATACCATTTCCGAACAACACGGAGTGAAAGTCGTTGTCGACAAGAAGAGCAGCCTGTTCCTCGACGGTACCACCGTAGACTACTACGAAGGCCTCGACAAACGCGGTTTCACATTCGATAACCCCAATGCTGTCAAATCCTGCGGATGCGGCAGCAGCTTCTCTGCCTGA